The following proteins are encoded in a genomic region of Paenibacillus sp. FSL R7-0273:
- a CDS encoding methyl-accepting chemotaxis protein produces the protein MGQLFRINIRMKLTLTYLLVLLAPSLIIGWQTYESASGKVEEQLVTSAAESVDAANAIINANIESRTKDIQYFAEQLNAEAVNTEAAGAPAAITARLKEYAALHPEVLDIYVGTSRAAVLHASEAERPEGYDPRKENSYVNALKNGSGTVISPAFQTVNNETAIAISAVLASGNGVVALDLDLSALAQLTDIKVGKQGYIFIVDSSKKFLVHPIEKIGQESSEPFVKRMFEAESGSFDYTYKDSAKKMTYMQNELTGWRIGGAIDKNEVSDATADIRRTAFLVIGISVVLALILIYFNVQSILRPLGRLRKATAVIAQGDLSEDIGAFRRDEIGMLADNFRTMVASLRGMIINVQEMTDDVSSSAEELAAGADQTMKAIEHVTVAIQEVAAGTERQVDSIGKGTESTAATAKEVQHISGFMEQVSAMMDKTSLSAAEGNESVISVVDKINGIHETVEELSGVIDKLNVRTVQIQGIVSVITGISRQTNLLALNASIEAARAGEQGRGFAVVASEVRKLAEESEKSARMISEQISSINEEMKQATVTMEDARSRVSDGIMAVDTTGRSFSRIRRAVKGAAEKIEAMGSAVHALSAEAASMERAIGEIGGISREAAANTETISAAAQEQLAAVEEISSSTANLSHLAEELQRLVSRFRLHPENR, from the coding sequence TTGGGCCAACTATTCCGCATAAACATCCGCATGAAGCTCACTCTTACATACCTGCTTGTCCTTCTGGCCCCGAGCCTGATTATCGGCTGGCAGACCTACGAATCGGCCAGCGGCAAAGTGGAAGAGCAGCTGGTGACCAGTGCTGCTGAGAGTGTAGATGCGGCCAATGCCATTATCAATGCCAACATAGAGTCCAGAACAAAGGATATTCAATATTTTGCGGAGCAGCTGAATGCGGAGGCTGTCAACACCGAGGCAGCAGGGGCTCCAGCGGCTATAACAGCCCGGCTCAAGGAGTATGCGGCACTGCATCCGGAGGTGCTGGATATTTATGTAGGGACCAGCCGTGCAGCGGTACTGCATGCCTCTGAAGCTGAGCGGCCTGAGGGCTACGATCCGCGTAAAGAGAATTCCTATGTAAACGCCCTGAAGAACGGCAGCGGTACGGTTATTTCCCCTGCGTTTCAGACCGTAAACAATGAAACGGCGATCGCCATTTCGGCAGTGCTGGCCAGCGGCAACGGGGTAGTCGCCCTGGATCTGGACCTGTCGGCGCTGGCTCAGCTTACGGATATTAAAGTAGGCAAGCAGGGATACATATTCATTGTGGACAGCAGCAAAAAATTTCTGGTCCATCCTATAGAAAAGATCGGCCAGGAATCCTCCGAGCCGTTTGTGAAGAGGATGTTTGAGGCAGAGTCCGGCTCCTTCGACTATACCTATAAGGATTCGGCCAAAAAAATGACCTATATGCAGAACGAGCTGACCGGCTGGAGAATCGGCGGCGCGATAGATAAGAATGAAGTATCGGATGCAACCGCCGATATCCGCAGGACGGCTTTTCTGGTAATCGGCATTTCGGTGGTTCTGGCCCTTATTCTGATCTACTTCAACGTACAGTCCATTCTGCGGCCGCTCGGCAGGCTCCGTAAAGCTACGGCAGTCATAGCGCAGGGCGATCTCTCCGAGGATATCGGAGCCTTCCGCCGTGATGAGATCGGTATGCTTGCCGACAACTTCCGGACGATGGTTGCGAGTCTGCGCGGGATGATTATTAACGTGCAGGAGATGACGGACGATGTATCCTCCTCCGCCGAGGAGCTGGCTGCCGGGGCCGATCAGACCATGAAGGCGATTGAGCATGTGACTGTAGCCATCCAGGAGGTTGCCGCAGGTACAGAGCGTCAGGTGGACAGCATCGGAAAGGGTACTGAGAGCACAGCGGCTACCGCAAAAGAGGTTCAGCACATCTCCGGCTTCATGGAGCAGGTGTCGGCGATGATGGACAAGACGTCGCTCTCTGCTGCGGAAGGCAACGAGTCCGTTATCAGCGTAGTTGATAAAATCAACGGTATTCATGAGACGGTGGAGGAGCTGAGCGGTGTCATTGATAAGCTGAATGTGCGTACAGTGCAGATTCAGGGCATTGTCAGCGTCATCACCGGGATTTCGCGCCAGACCAATCTGCTTGCGCTGAACGCCTCTATTGAGGCTGCGCGGGCGGGAGAGCAGGGCCGGGGCTTTGCAGTCGTAGCCTCAGAGGTGCGCAAGCTTGCTGAAGAGTCGGAGAAATCGGCACGGATGATTTCAGAGCAGATCTCTTCAATTAATGAGGAGATGAAGCAGGCTACAGTAACGATGGAGGATGCCAGAAGCCGGGTGTCGGACGGTATTATGGCGGTCGATACCACCGGCCGTTCCTTTTCGCGGATCCGCAGGGCTGTCAAGGGGGCAGCGGAGAAGATCGAAGCTATGGGCAGTGCGGTACATGCCCTGTCCGCCGAAGCTGCCAGTATGGAGCGGGCAATCGGCGAAATCGGGGGCATCTCCAGGGAGGCGGCGGCCAATACCGAGACGATCTCTGCTGCAGCCCAGGAGCAGCTTGCAGCCGTGGAGGAGATTTCGTCCTCGACGGCCAATCTGAGCCATCTGGCCGAGGAGCTGCAAAGGCTTGTCAGCCGCTTCAGGCTGCATCCGGAGAACAGGTAA
- a CDS encoding Fur family transcriptional regulator has protein sequence MRNLNLTSQRQAVYDIVRNSHDHPTAAEVMNRLVGQGHNLAYGTVYNSLRYLADKQMIRELKLGEAASRYDAKMDDHQHILCEVCGAVDEVMTHVPQEWLSTVAAETGYTISHAHVVFGGVCPACKGKAVN, from the coding sequence ATGAGAAACCTGAATTTAACCTCACAGCGGCAAGCCGTTTATGATATCGTCCGTAATTCGCATGACCATCCGACTGCTGCAGAGGTGATGAACCGGCTGGTGGGACAGGGACATAACCTGGCCTACGGCACGGTCTATAATTCGCTGCGCTATCTTGCCGATAAACAGATGATCCGTGAGCTGAAGCTGGGGGAGGCTGCCAGCAGGTATGATGCCAAGATGGATGACCACCAGCATATCCTGTGCGAGGTCTGCGGTGCCGTGGATGAAGTGATGACCCATGTGCCGCAGGAGTGGCTGAGCACCGTTGCCGCAGAGACGGGATATACCATTTCTCATGCCCACGTCGTTTTTGGCGGAGTGTGTCCGGCATGCAAGGGCAAAGCTGTGAATTAG
- a CDS encoding Ger(x)C family spore germination protein, which translates to MRKLLLYIGIVLLCLTTGCEYKDIDRRIFVVAIGIDPGEEEAFKVSLKLAIPQGEVTKIDEKMLIITEESDSISEALRLMKSKVEKELDYVHCKSIIIGEEMADRNIRHILDWAVRRRDIQLILNFAIGRPAALDVLKVKPPSERIPSNSLIMAMSGQGTESPFIASVYSYQLMRDIYEQGKDPILPIIEAEGETQFQIDKVALLDKEKVQLVLNPEETRLFNLLTRPDLRTNFPARVEDSDFQYYTESSNTSYKIRTSSMGAPVIRYKIKIRGIVEENSTQELITHNLLEKISEAGGKELEQSVMALLEKIKEKRLDSFGWGLRYGSEHWNNETEAKDWKELYPDLKFEVAADVRIKYSGLIK; encoded by the coding sequence GTGAGAAAGCTGCTGCTGTACATAGGAATTGTGCTGTTGTGCCTTACAACAGGCTGCGAGTACAAGGATATTGACCGGCGGATCTTTGTAGTTGCCATCGGGATTGACCCCGGGGAGGAGGAGGCTTTCAAGGTCAGTCTGAAGCTGGCCATCCCGCAGGGCGAGGTAACCAAGATTGATGAGAAAATGCTGATTATTACGGAAGAATCAGACAGCATCTCCGAGGCGCTCCGGCTGATGAAATCAAAGGTTGAAAAGGAACTGGATTATGTACACTGCAAATCAATCATCATAGGGGAAGAAATGGCTGACAGGAATATCAGACATATCCTGGACTGGGCGGTCCGGCGCAGGGATATCCAGCTGATTCTTAACTTTGCCATCGGGCGTCCGGCAGCACTGGATGTACTTAAGGTCAAGCCCCCGTCCGAGCGGATTCCCTCAAACTCCCTGATTATGGCGATGAGCGGACAGGGTACGGAGTCGCCCTTTATCGCCAGCGTCTATTCCTACCAGCTGATGAGAGATATCTATGAGCAGGGCAAGGACCCGATCCTGCCAATTATAGAAGCAGAAGGTGAGACGCAGTTTCAGATAGACAAGGTAGCCCTCTTAGACAAAGAAAAGGTTCAGCTGGTGCTGAATCCGGAGGAGACCCGGCTGTTCAATCTGCTGACCCGCCCTGATCTGCGGACCAATTTTCCGGCCAGGGTGGAGGATAGCGATTTCCAGTACTATACAGAGAGCAGCAACACCAGCTACAAGATTAGAACATCCTCTATGGGAGCGCCGGTGATCCGCTACAAGATTAAGATTAGAGGCATTGTGGAGGAGAACAGCACCCAGGAGCTGATAACCCATAATCTGCTGGAAAAAATATCGGAGGCCGGCGGGAAGGAGCTGGAACAGTCGGTTATGGCACTGCTTGAAAAAATCAAGGAAAAGCGGCTTGATTCCTTCGGTTGGGGGCTTCGCTACGGGTCAGAGCACTGGAACAACGAAACGGAAGCAAAGGACTGGAAGGAGCTGTATCCTGACCTGAAGTTCGAGGTTGCTGCGGATGTGAGGATAAAATATTCCGGGCTGATCAAGTAA
- a CDS encoding GerAB/ArcD/ProY family transporter yields MNQSRYVYWLFLMNSLLNILNFVPRELLDARFKGAQTSILVAAVLGTLFLSAFTILIAKFPGKTIQDILETALPKWLIVPLILMFASLWCIAGLITILSFVDITLRFVSPDTGPLLVILSFLILVCFCARMDSLSILYGMEMMLAIILPLILYAIIKALVNPDFSWDSVQQIVTYSAHAPDIKSIAAATFSFSGYFNLAIFNRVLPKLKMKHSWVFAVNGLAVLLLTFYVPIGYFGTIGVERHVYTWFSTADSIRIDTFLIERMLFVFYFAYLTLSLVSVTVHWHVGKELLTGLFGRRKRAKARTKVWQELAVLALFSGITLVLMRLDQYQLNQFGVAFLYTRWVGELLMIMLLLYCYAAAYRRRNT; encoded by the coding sequence ATGAATCAGAGCCGTTACGTGTATTGGCTTTTTTTGATGAACAGCCTGCTGAACATTCTGAACTTCGTCCCGCGGGAGCTGCTGGATGCCCGGTTCAAGGGGGCGCAGACCTCGATCCTTGTTGCAGCCGTTCTCGGGACCCTCTTTCTGTCTGCCTTTACCATCCTGATCGCAAAATTTCCGGGCAAAACCATTCAGGATATTCTCGAAACGGCCCTGCCTAAATGGCTGATTGTCCCGCTGATCCTAATGTTTGCTTCGCTCTGGTGTATTGCCGGGCTGATTACGATCCTGTCCTTTGTGGACATTACACTGCGCTTTGTCAGTCCGGATACCGGCCCGCTTCTCGTCATTCTGAGCTTTCTTATTCTGGTCTGCTTCTGTGCGCGTATGGACTCCTTATCCATTTTGTACGGGATGGAAATGATGCTGGCGATTATCCTGCCGCTTATTCTGTACGCCATTATCAAAGCGCTGGTCAATCCCGATTTCAGCTGGGATTCGGTGCAGCAGATTGTGACCTATTCAGCCCATGCGCCGGATATCAAAAGCATTGCCGCCGCCACCTTTTCCTTTAGCGGGTATTTCAATCTCGCCATTTTCAACCGGGTGCTGCCCAAGCTGAAAATGAAGCATAGCTGGGTTTTTGCGGTTAACGGGCTGGCTGTACTGCTGCTGACCTTTTATGTGCCCATCGGCTATTTCGGAACCATCGGTGTGGAGAGGCATGTCTATACCTGGTTTTCTACAGCAGACAGTATCCGGATCGACACCTTTTTAATAGAACGGATGCTGTTTGTTTTTTATTTTGCCTATTTAACGCTGTCCCTGGTCAGCGTAACGGTTCACTGGCATGTCGGCAAGGAGCTGCTTACCGGTCTGTTCGGCCGGCGTAAACGGGCAAAGGCCCGGACCAAGGTATGGCAGGAGCTGGCTGTTCTCGCTTTGTTCAGCGGAATTACCCTGGTCCTAATGCGGCTTGACCAATATCAGCTCAATCAGTTCGGCGTTGCGTTTCTGTATACCCGCTGGGTCGGAGAGCTGCTTATGATTATGCTGCTGCTCTATTGCTATGCGGCGGCTTACAGGAGGCGGAATACGTGA
- a CDS encoding spore germination protein — MMAEQQKAEEISLQWIKGQLENFADLEDRLLTAPAGTGRLLYVKSITDPQIINRSIIAPFYEMNDPAAYAEYLAHYPGSEAVDEGKQVLDLMLGGYACVEVERRLIYFDALKAETSSVSETVTESITQGPSDALTENLAVNLNLIRRRYQSAELKMESMLIGNISRTKTAILYDDSRVNHQVLDELRERLGTLRIDILQASGELEKYISSDKIRIFPKTIVTERPDRVVFNLAEGKIAILLDTTGFAIILPVIFNDFFVAMDDKIQLPFVGRFLKLLRIMGVAMTLWLPALYVAFTSYNPEIIRVQIALLIAGSRATVPYPSFVEVLIMLIMMEFLTEASLRLPRAIGPTATTVGGLILGQAATAAGLVGNIMIILVSVVAISNFMIPLNMMSFSIRVLKYLFVMAAAAVGLVGVVVCLVGFTMYLCSQRSFGQPYFKMFVLDSLGASQGSQKGGGS, encoded by the coding sequence ATGATGGCGGAACAGCAGAAAGCGGAGGAGATCTCCCTGCAGTGGATTAAGGGACAGCTGGAAAACTTCGCCGATCTGGAGGACAGGCTGCTGACAGCACCGGCGGGAACAGGAAGGCTGCTGTATGTCAAAAGCATCACCGATCCGCAGATCATTAACCGCAGCATAATCGCACCCTTTTACGAAATGAATGATCCGGCGGCCTATGCCGAATATCTGGCACACTATCCTGGCAGCGAGGCCGTAGATGAGGGCAAACAGGTGCTGGACCTGATGCTCGGCGGCTATGCCTGCGTGGAGGTGGAGCGGCGGCTGATTTACTTTGATGCCCTGAAGGCCGAGACCAGCAGTGTCAGTGAGACGGTAACGGAGAGCATTACCCAAGGACCCTCAGATGCGCTTACAGAGAATCTGGCCGTGAATCTGAATCTCATCCGCAGGCGCTACCAGTCAGCGGAGCTGAAGATGGAATCGATGCTGATCGGCAACATTTCCAGAACCAAGACAGCCATCCTGTACGATGACAGCCGGGTGAATCATCAGGTCCTGGATGAGCTGCGGGAGAGGCTGGGTACACTGCGGATAGATATTCTGCAGGCATCGGGCGAGCTGGAAAAATACATCAGCAGCGATAAAATACGCATTTTTCCAAAAACGATTGTAACGGAGCGGCCTGACCGTGTGGTTTTTAATCTGGCAGAGGGCAAAATTGCCATCCTGCTGGATACAACCGGCTTTGCGATTATTCTGCCGGTTATCTTCAATGATTTCTTTGTAGCAATGGATGACAAAATTCAGCTCCCCTTCGTCGGCCGGTTCCTGAAGCTCCTGCGCATTATGGGTGTAGCGATGACGCTGTGGCTGCCTGCGCTCTATGTGGCCTTCACTTCCTATAATCCGGAGATTATAAGGGTGCAGATTGCACTGCTGATTGCCGGAAGCCGGGCGACTGTGCCTTATCCTTCCTTTGTGGAAGTGCTTATCATGCTGATCATGATGGAATTTCTGACGGAGGCGAGCCTGCGGCTGCCGCGGGCAATCGGGCCGACGGCGACGACGGTCGGAGGTCTGATTCTGGGCCAGGCGGCAACGGCGGCGGGACTGGTCGGCAATATTATGATTATCCTGGTTTCGGTGGTCGCCATTTCTAATTTCATGATCCCCTTGAATATGATGAGCTTTTCGATCCGTGTCCTTAAATACCTGTTTGTGATGGCAGCCGCCGCAGTTGGGCTGGTTGGTGTCGTGGTGTGCCTGGTCGGGTTCACCATGTATCTGTGCAGCCAGCGCAGCTTCGGCCAGCCTTATTTCAAAATGTTCGTTCTGGACAGCCTGGGAGCTTCTCAGGGCAGTCAGAAGGGCGGCGGAAGCTGA
- a CDS encoding FAD-dependent oxidoreductase: MSTDNQTRNNGSHGLPQFPESLWRGTTELPAFPRLAEDHVTDVAIVGAGITGITAAYLLSKEGYKVTLLEAGEVLGGTTGFTSAKITAQHGMIYADLVKNFGEEQAWAYYQSNSEAMKWMIRTAEELELSCGMHPEDAYLYADKDDEKTLKQLEQEFEAYQKLGIPGEWLEHIPLPLMVAGAIRLPEQARFHPLHYLKGMLQFVLDKGGVVYEHTMIGEKVDKGDRITLYTEGSEHQIRCRHAVSASHFPFYDGGGLYFSRLHAERSYCLAVQPETDFAGGMYLSAGEPTRSLRAVEWNGQSLVIVGGENHKTGQGICTFGHYENLELFAGGLLGSRQIPYRWSTQDLITLDKVPYIGKPDEDEEIYIATGYGKWGMTNGTLAAQIITDQIMGRANRYSGLYDPSRFKARPSIKNFIVQNANVAKELVAGKVEIVRKKTSELGADEGAVVFHDGKRAGAYRDPEGKLHLVDRTCTHMGCECEWNNAERSWDCPCHGSRFSYEGDVLEGPATVPLTKLEAEA; the protein is encoded by the coding sequence ATGAGTACAGATAATCAGACACGGAATAACGGTTCACATGGTCTTCCCCAATTTCCGGAATCCCTGTGGAGAGGCACCACGGAGCTGCCTGCTTTTCCGAGGCTTGCGGAAGATCATGTTACAGATGTAGCCATTGTGGGGGCGGGGATTACCGGAATTACAGCAGCTTATCTGCTTAGCAAGGAAGGCTATAAGGTTACCCTGCTGGAAGCCGGTGAAGTGCTTGGCGGAACGACCGGATTTACCAGCGCCAAAATCACGGCCCAGCACGGGATGATCTATGCTGATCTGGTGAAGAATTTCGGGGAGGAGCAGGCCTGGGCCTACTACCAGTCGAACAGCGAGGCGATGAAGTGGATGATCCGCACAGCCGAAGAGCTTGAGCTTTCCTGCGGCATGCATCCTGAGGATGCCTACCTGTATGCGGACAAAGACGATGAGAAGACGCTGAAGCAGCTGGAGCAGGAGTTCGAAGCCTATCAGAAGCTTGGGATACCGGGAGAATGGCTGGAGCATATTCCGCTGCCCCTGATGGTAGCCGGAGCCATCCGGCTGCCGGAGCAGGCCCGCTTTCATCCCCTGCATTATCTGAAGGGAATGCTGCAGTTCGTGCTGGATAAGGGCGGTGTGGTCTACGAGCACACCATGATCGGCGAAAAGGTGGACAAGGGAGACCGGATTACACTGTACACCGAAGGCAGTGAACATCAAATCCGCTGCCGGCATGCGGTTTCCGCCTCTCATTTCCCGTTCTATGACGGCGGCGGGCTGTATTTCTCACGCCTGCATGCGGAGCGCTCCTATTGTCTTGCGGTCCAGCCGGAAACGGATTTTGCCGGCGGAATGTATCTGAGTGCAGGAGAGCCTACCCGCTCGCTGCGTGCCGTGGAATGGAACGGGCAAAGCCTTGTCATCGTAGGCGGAGAGAATCATAAGACCGGACAAGGCATCTGTACGTTCGGGCATTACGAGAATCTGGAGCTGTTCGCGGGCGGGCTGCTGGGAAGCAGGCAGATTCCGTACCGCTGGTCGACCCAGGATCTTATCACGCTGGACAAGGTTCCTTATATCGGCAAGCCTGATGAGGATGAAGAGATTTATATCGCTACCGGCTACGGGAAATGGGGCATGACGAACGGCACGCTGGCGGCACAGATCATCACAGACCAGATTATGGGCCGTGCGAACCGCTACAGCGGGCTGTATGATCCGTCCCGTTTCAAGGCGCGCCCGTCGATTAAGAACTTCATTGTACAGAACGCCAATGTCGCCAAGGAGCTGGTGGCCGGTAAGGTGGAGATTGTCCGCAAGAAGACAAGTGAGCTCGGAGCCGATGAAGGGGCTGTTGTTTTCCATGACGGCAAGCGGGCCGGCGCCTACCGCGATCCTGAGGGCAAGCTGCATCTGGTGGACCGCACCTGTACCCATATGGGCTGTGAATGCGAGTGGAACAACGCGGAACGCTCCTGGGACTGTCCTTGCCACGGCTCCCGGTTCTCCTATGAAGGTGATGTGCTGGAAGGGCCGGCTACCGTACCGCTGACCAAGCTTGAAGCAGAGGCCTGA
- a CDS encoding MMPL family transporter, with amino-acid sequence MSGYGKWVAGRKTKWITLLIWIVLVGVLTLLWPSVNSQVVNNAQNLPESSQSVQAAAVADQEFPGGSGVPALLVWHRDGGLSEEDLVHIIALYGKLEQEPLPHQNFVPPLGQLPPQALQASLSEDRSTLVTPVLFDKSADSDKLGEGITELKTLVREETGSDPAAAGVDSGELSLRVSGPVGISIDATGLFEDADVSLLIATVILVLVFLLLIYRSPILALIPLVAVGFAYGVTSPLLGLMAREGWITVDSQAISIMTVLLFGAGTDYCLFLISRFRQMLKVEENKGRALLSSISHSSGAIAMSGFTVVMALFALLLAKYGAYHRFAIPFSVSILIMGIASLTLVPALLAIFGRMSFFPFVPRTPQMEEERARAKGKPAPKPKPHKTGRKGIGGLVVSRPWTIVAVTIIGLGILASFSTNVKFTYDLLSSFPEDMESRQGFDLIGTQFSPGELAPAKLMIDTKGQVSGEDFKVILGGLSYVDTVSDPQQGAVNPQIIGFDLEFKDNPYSLEAMSHIPALLNTVEQALVESGFEEAQAQDSVWVSGQTATQYDTKVLGERDTDLIIPVVIGLITLLLLAYLRSVTATVYLVGTVILSFFSALGLGWIIIHYVLGADAIQGAIPLYSFVFLVALGEDYNIFMISSIWKKRKVMPLKQAIAEGVNETSSVITSAGLILAGTFAVLASLPIQVLVQFGIITAIGVLLDTFIVRPFLVPAITMLCGRWAFWPGKHEEPRPEKGVQ; translated from the coding sequence ATGTCGGGCTACGGGAAATGGGTGGCGGGACGCAAGACCAAATGGATCACTTTGCTGATCTGGATTGTGCTGGTAGGAGTGCTTACACTGCTATGGCCTTCCGTTAATTCACAGGTGGTGAACAATGCACAGAATCTGCCGGAGTCCTCGCAGTCGGTCCAGGCGGCGGCTGTTGCGGATCAGGAATTCCCGGGCGGCAGCGGTGTGCCTGCACTGCTGGTGTGGCACCGCGACGGGGGATTGTCCGAGGAGGATTTAGTACATATTATTGCCCTGTACGGCAAGCTGGAGCAGGAGCCGCTGCCCCATCAGAATTTTGTGCCTCCGCTGGGCCAGCTGCCTCCGCAGGCGCTGCAGGCTTCATTGTCGGAGGACCGCAGCACACTGGTTACTCCGGTGCTGTTCGACAAGTCAGCGGATAGTGATAAGCTGGGGGAAGGTATTACCGAGCTGAAGACGCTGGTCCGTGAGGAGACAGGCAGTGACCCGGCTGCAGCAGGTGTGGACAGCGGCGAACTGAGCCTGCGCGTATCCGGTCCGGTCGGGATTTCGATTGATGCGACAGGCTTGTTTGAGGATGCCGACGTGTCCTTGCTGATTGCAACCGTAATTCTGGTGCTCGTATTCCTGCTGCTGATCTACCGTTCGCCGATTCTGGCGCTGATTCCGCTGGTGGCTGTAGGCTTTGCTTACGGGGTAACAAGCCCGCTGCTCGGTTTGATGGCCCGGGAGGGCTGGATCACTGTAGATTCACAGGCGATCTCCATAATGACCGTGCTGCTGTTCGGTGCAGGAACCGATTATTGTCTGTTCCTGATTTCAAGATTCCGTCAGATGCTCAAGGTAGAGGAGAACAAAGGGCGGGCTCTGCTGAGCTCGATCAGCCACTCCTCCGGAGCGATTGCCATGAGCGGCTTTACCGTTGTGATGGCGCTGTTCGCCCTGCTGCTGGCCAAATACGGGGCGTATCACCGGTTCGCTATTCCGTTCAGCGTATCCATTCTGATTATGGGTATTGCCAGCCTGACGCTGGTGCCGGCGCTGCTGGCCATCTTCGGGCGGATGTCGTTCTTCCCGTTTGTGCCCCGTACCCCGCAGATGGAGGAGGAGCGGGCCAGAGCCAAGGGTAAGCCGGCTCCGAAGCCGAAGCCGCACAAGACCGGTCGCAAAGGAATTGGCGGCCTGGTGGTTTCCCGCCCCTGGACGATTGTAGCTGTAACGATTATCGGCCTGGGAATATTGGCTTCCTTCTCCACGAATGTTAAGTTTACGTATGATCTTCTCTCTTCCTTCCCTGAGGATATGGAATCCCGGCAAGGCTTTGATCTGATCGGCACGCAGTTCTCACCCGGAGAGCTGGCTCCGGCCAAGCTGATGATTGATACGAAGGGTCAGGTGAGCGGAGAGGATTTCAAAGTCATTCTCGGCGGACTGTCCTATGTCGATACCGTATCCGATCCGCAGCAGGGGGCCGTTAATCCGCAGATTATCGGCTTCGATCTGGAATTCAAGGATAATCCTTATTCCCTGGAGGCGATGAGCCATATTCCGGCCCTGCTGAATACAGTGGAGCAGGCGCTGGTAGAATCGGGCTTTGAAGAAGCGCAGGCCCAGGACAGCGTGTGGGTCAGCGGACAGACAGCCACCCAGTACGATACAAAAGTGCTGGGCGAGCGTGATACAGACCTCATTATCCCGGTCGTTATCGGCTTGATTACCCTGCTGCTGCTGGCCTACCTGCGCTCGGTGACGGCAACCGTCTATCTGGTGGGCACTGTTATTCTTTCGTTCTTCTCTGCACTCGGCCTGGGCTGGATTATTATTCATTATGTGCTGGGTGCAGATGCGATCCAGGGGGCTATTCCGCTGTATTCGTTCGTCTTCCTGGTTGCGCTGGGCGAGGATTATAACATCTTCATGATCTCAAGCATCTGGAAAAAGCGTAAGGTGATGCCGCTGAAGCAGGCGATTGCCGAAGGGGTGAATGAGACCAGCTCGGTCATCACCTCCGCGGGGCTGATTCTGGCTGGCACCTTCGCCGTGCTGGCCAGTCTGCCGATTCAGGTGCTGGTGCAGTTCGGTATCATCACTGCAATCGGGGTGCTGCTCGACACCTTCATCGTCCGGCCGTTTCTGGTACCGGCGATCACGATGCTCTGCGGCCGCTGGGCGTTCTGGCCCGGCAAGCATGAAGAGCCGCGTCCGGAAAAAGGCGTGCAATAA